In Methylobacterium aquaticum, the following are encoded in one genomic region:
- a CDS encoding MFS transporter produces the protein MGPADRPGLDRKAVGAVVLGNALEFYDFTVYAFFAKAIGEAFFPASDASHSLLASLALFGVGYVMRPIGGVLIGALADRSGRKPAMLVTIALMALGMLMLAACPGYAQIGGWAQAIVIAGRLIQGLALGGEVGPSTAYLLEAAPPKHRGFVTSWQIASQGCAALFAGLLATALALTIGDAAMAEWGWRVMFLVGLAVVPVGLVIRSHLPETGGVAKDPDAASSTGAVIGRLLREHGRLLGLTFLVIAASTVSNAVGTNMPVYAGATLGLSETVATAVPIALGLASVVFPLLGGYLADRYGRRPVMIWPRALILLLAVPAFAWLLHLPGPLAVYAVTFLLSALSSINAAAIIVGIPESLPRAVRSSGLAIVYALAVSVFGGSTNYVINWLIATTGDRMAPAYYLAAFSLVGTVAAWMLPETRRRVLDEGEGRRQAG, from the coding sequence TTGGGTCCCGCAGACCGTCCCGGCCTCGACCGCAAGGCGGTCGGCGCCGTGGTGCTCGGCAACGCCCTCGAATTCTACGACTTCACCGTCTACGCCTTCTTCGCCAAGGCGATCGGCGAGGCGTTCTTTCCGGCCTCCGATGCGAGCCACAGCCTGCTCGCGTCGCTCGCCCTGTTCGGCGTCGGCTACGTCATGCGGCCGATCGGCGGCGTCCTGATCGGGGCCCTGGCGGATCGGTCGGGGCGCAAGCCCGCCATGCTCGTCACCATCGCGCTGATGGCGCTCGGCATGCTGATGCTCGCCGCCTGCCCGGGTTACGCCCAGATCGGCGGATGGGCGCAGGCGATCGTCATCGCCGGCCGGCTGATCCAGGGCCTGGCGCTCGGCGGCGAGGTCGGCCCCTCGACCGCCTACCTGCTGGAAGCCGCGCCGCCCAAGCACCGCGGCTTCGTCACCAGCTGGCAGATCGCCAGCCAGGGTTGCGCGGCACTCTTCGCCGGCCTGCTGGCGACGGCGCTCGCGCTGACGATCGGCGATGCCGCCATGGCGGAATGGGGCTGGCGGGTGATGTTCCTGGTCGGCCTCGCCGTCGTGCCGGTCGGCCTCGTCATCCGCAGCCACCTGCCGGAGACCGGCGGTGTCGCGAAGGACCCGGACGCCGCGTCCTCGACCGGGGCGGTGATCGGCCGGTTGCTTCGCGAGCACGGGCGCCTGCTCGGGCTGACCTTCCTGGTCATCGCCGCCTCGACGGTCTCGAACGCCGTCGGCACCAACATGCCGGTCTATGCCGGCGCGACCCTGGGCCTGTCCGAGACGGTCGCGACCGCGGTGCCGATCGCCCTCGGCCTCGCCTCGGTCGTCTTTCCCCTGCTGGGCGGGTACCTCGCCGACCGCTACGGCCGCCGCCCGGTGATGATCTGGCCCCGCGCCCTGATCCTGCTGCTGGCGGTCCCGGCCTTCGCCTGGCTCCTGCATTTGCCGGGGCCGCTCGCCGTCTACGCCGTGACCTTCCTGCTCTCGGCCCTGTCCTCGATCAACGCGGCGGCGATCATCGTCGGCATCCCGGAATCCCTGCCGCGCGCGGTGCGCAGCTCGGGCCTCGCCATCGTCTACGCGCTCGCGGTCTCGGTGTTCGGGGGCAGCACCAACTACGTCATCAACTGGCTGATCGCCACGACCGGCGACCGGATGGCGCCGGCCTACTACCTCGCCGCCTTCAGCCTCGTGGGAACGGTGGCGGCGTGGATGCTGCCGGAGACGCGAAGAAGGGTTCTGGACGAGGGGGAGGGGCGTCGGCAGGCGGGTTGA
- a CDS encoding response regulator codes for MSSKTASTQRWRFLAPGRRLPGSPLAFLLLAVAVAAGGWNYAAGTRSRAEAERLGRVMALSEHVLSSMKDLETGQRGYVLTGREDYLQPYEAALARIDGELAAIDAVTPDWGVRERRRGVIAAERDYAARVVAARRTGGQEAALALIQTGEGKRVMDAVRETTREVQDRAATELRRLAKAEAVRSPLLSLVTLAAALAAVGLLARLALVRRRESQRMADLLESVLENAPVGLGFLDRDLNLQHMNRALGNMSERGFGADLGAPIWALLPSLRDELGPKLAAARDNGLVTANVAVAVPAPSAPGGIRHFEASFFPLRRRGKGPEGERADGVGIVMNDVTLGKLAERRLVDSEERFRSLTEATSAIVWTTTPDGAFRQAASEWTRFTGQAPAEAAGHGFLEAIHPDDREATRDAWERAVASRTLYAIEHRLRRHDGVWRHMEGRAVPILEEDGRVREWVGAHADVTARREAELALEAAKEAAEEANRAKSQFLANMSHELRTPLSAVIGYSEMLQEEMEDLGEESLLADMRKIEANARHLLGLINDVLDLSKIEAERMEVFAEDIDVAETVREVATTVDALVVKKGNALSLGLGDDLGRAHTDATKLRQCLINLLSNAAKFTEGGTITLRAEREHREGGDRLRFTVTDTGIGMSEEQQARLFQRFTQADASTTRRFGGTGLGLAITRAFAQMLGGEISVQSRLGEGTTFTLELPALYEERAPAEPAGALAPEAPASAGAPPDTGSNLVLVVDDDPATRDLLARFLRRDGFTVAIAADGRAGLEQARLLRPRVVLLDVTMPRMDGWAVLRALRADPDFGATPVIMVTVLDEQNLAFSLGATDYLHKPVEWGALKEAMERFRPAIHEGPVLVVDDDPDVRERMTTMLTREGWRVATAENGLAGLEAVGVRKPGLILLDLMMPELDGFGFLRSLRDRPEWRDIPVVVLTAKDVTAEDRRRLAGQADRILPKAGLGMADLAATLRGLMSPGVAGDGAEAPDRAVAP; via the coding sequence ATGAGCAGCAAGACCGCCTCCACGCAACGCTGGCGCTTCCTCGCCCCCGGACGGCGCCTGCCGGGTTCGCCGCTGGCCTTCCTCCTCCTCGCCGTCGCGGTGGCGGCCGGCGGCTGGAACTATGCCGCGGGCACCCGCAGCCGGGCCGAGGCCGAGCGGCTGGGGCGCGTGATGGCGCTGAGCGAGCACGTCCTGTCGAGCATGAAGGACCTCGAGACCGGCCAGCGCGGCTACGTGCTCACCGGCCGCGAGGATTACCTCCAGCCCTACGAGGCGGCGCTCGCCCGGATCGACGGCGAGCTCGCCGCCATCGACGCCGTCACCCCCGACTGGGGGGTGCGCGAGCGCCGCCGGGGCGTGATCGCGGCCGAGAGGGACTACGCCGCCCGCGTCGTCGCCGCGCGCCGGACCGGCGGCCAGGAGGCCGCCCTCGCCCTGATCCAGACCGGGGAGGGCAAGCGCGTCATGGATGCGGTGCGCGAGACGACGCGGGAGGTCCAGGACCGGGCGGCCACCGAGCTGCGCCGCCTCGCGAAGGCCGAGGCCGTGCGCTCGCCGCTCCTGTCCCTCGTGACGCTCGCCGCCGCGCTCGCCGCCGTCGGTCTCCTGGCGCGGCTCGCCCTGGTGCGCCGCCGCGAGAGCCAGCGCATGGCCGACCTGCTCGAGAGCGTCCTGGAGAACGCGCCGGTCGGCCTCGGCTTCCTCGACCGCGATCTCAACCTCCAGCACATGAACCGGGCGCTCGGCAACATGAGCGAGCGCGGCTTCGGCGCCGATCTCGGCGCGCCGATCTGGGCGCTGCTGCCGTCCCTGCGCGACGAACTCGGGCCGAAGCTGGCGGCCGCCCGCGACAACGGGCTCGTCACCGCCAATGTCGCGGTCGCGGTGCCGGCCCCGAGCGCGCCGGGCGGGATCCGCCATTTCGAGGCGAGCTTCTTCCCCTTGCGCCGCCGCGGCAAGGGCCCCGAGGGCGAGCGGGCCGACGGCGTCGGCATCGTGATGAACGACGTGACCTTGGGCAAACTCGCCGAGCGGCGCCTCGTCGACAGCGAGGAGCGGTTCCGCTCGCTCACCGAAGCCACCTCGGCCATCGTCTGGACCACCACGCCGGACGGCGCCTTCCGCCAGGCCGCTTCGGAATGGACCCGCTTCACCGGCCAGGCGCCGGCCGAGGCCGCCGGCCACGGCTTCCTGGAGGCGATCCACCCCGACGACCGGGAGGCGACCCGGGATGCCTGGGAGCGGGCGGTGGCCTCGCGCACGCTCTACGCCATCGAGCACCGGTTGCGCCGCCATGACGGCGTCTGGCGCCACATGGAGGGCCGCGCCGTCCCGATCCTGGAGGAGGATGGCCGGGTGCGCGAATGGGTCGGGGCGCATGCCGACGTCACCGCCCGCCGGGAGGCCGAGCTGGCGCTGGAGGCGGCCAAGGAGGCCGCCGAGGAGGCCAACCGCGCCAAGAGCCAGTTCCTCGCCAACATGAGCCACGAACTGCGCACCCCGCTCTCCGCGGTGATCGGCTATTCGGAGATGCTGCAGGAGGAGATGGAGGATCTCGGCGAGGAGAGCCTGCTCGCCGACATGCGCAAGATCGAGGCGAATGCCCGCCACCTGCTCGGCCTCATCAACGACGTGCTCGACCTCTCGAAGATCGAGGCCGAGCGGATGGAGGTCTTCGCCGAGGATATCGACGTCGCCGAGACCGTCCGGGAGGTCGCCACCACGGTCGACGCCCTGGTGGTGAAGAAGGGCAACGCGTTGAGCCTCGGTCTCGGCGACGATCTCGGCCGGGCGCATACCGACGCGACGAAGCTGCGGCAGTGCCTGATCAACCTCCTGAGCAACGCCGCCAAGTTCACCGAGGGCGGCACGATCACGCTGCGCGCCGAACGCGAGCATCGCGAGGGCGGCGACCGGCTGCGGTTCACCGTCACCGACACCGGCATCGGCATGAGCGAGGAGCAGCAGGCCCGGCTGTTCCAGCGCTTCACCCAGGCCGATGCCTCGACCACCCGCCGCTTCGGCGGCACCGGGCTCGGGCTCGCCATCACCCGGGCCTTCGCGCAGATGCTCGGCGGCGAGATCTCCGTTCAGAGCCGGCTCGGGGAGGGCACCACCTTCACCCTGGAGCTGCCGGCGCTCTACGAGGAGCGCGCCCCGGCCGAGCCCGCCGGCGCGCTCGCGCCCGAGGCACCGGCAAGCGCGGGCGCACCGCCCGATACCGGCTCCAACCTCGTCCTCGTCGTCGACGACGACCCGGCGACCCGCGACCTTCTCGCCCGCTTCCTGCGCCGGGACGGGTTCACGGTCGCCATCGCCGCCGACGGCCGGGCCGGGCTGGAGCAGGCGCGGCTCCTGCGCCCCCGCGTCGTCCTCCTCGACGTGACGATGCCGCGGATGGATGGCTGGGCGGTGTTGCGGGCGCTGCGCGCCGACCCGGATTTCGGTGCGACGCCGGTCATCATGGTCACGGTGCTCGACGAGCAGAACCTCGCCTTCTCCCTCGGCGCCACCGACTACCTGCACAAGCCGGTCGAGTGGGGGGCGCTCAAGGAGGCGATGGAGCGCTTCCGGCCCGCCATCCACGAAGGCCCGGTCCTGGTGGTCGACGACGACCCCGACGTGCGCGAGCGCATGACCACCATGCTGACCCGCGAGGGCTGGCGGGTAGCAACGGCCGAGAACGGGCTCGCCGGCCTGGAGGCGGTCGGGGTGCGCAAGCCCGGCCTGATCCTCCTCGACCTGATGATGCCGGAACTG